From one Montipora capricornis isolate CH-2021 chromosome 10, ASM3666992v2, whole genome shotgun sequence genomic stretch:
- the LOC138022257 gene encoding actin-related protein 2/3 complex subunit 4: MATTLRPYLNAVRSTLTASMCLENFDSQVVERHNKPEVEVRSSKELLLTPVVISRNEREKVLIEGSINSLRISIAVKQADEIEKILCKKFMRFMMMRAEHFVILRRKPVEGYDISFLITNFHTEQMFKHKLVDFVIQFMEDIDKEISEMKLAVNARARICAEEFLKNF, from the coding sequence ATGGCTACAACATTACGCCCCTACCTCAACGCTGTCCGTTCGACTCTAACAGCGTCGATGTGCTTGGAAAACTTTGATTCTCAAGTCGTTGAAAGGCATAACAAACCCGAAGTGGAGGTCCGAAGTAGCAAGGAGTTATTGCTAACACCAGTGGTGATAAGCCGGAACGAAAGGGAGAAAGTTCTTATTGAAGGCTCCATCAATTCCTTGAGAATAAGCATAGCAGTAAAGCAGGCTGACGAGATTGAGAAGATCCTTTGCAAGAAGTTCATGCGTTTTATGATGATGCGGGCTGAACACTTTGTTATTCTCCGAAGGAAGCCCGTTGAGGGATACGACATCAGTTTTCTGATAACCAATTTTCACACAGAGCAGATGTTTAAACATAAACTCGTGGATTTTGTCATTCAGTTTATGGAAGATATTGACAAGGAAATCAGTGAAATGAAGCTGGCTGTTAATGCAAGGGCCCGTATCTGCGCCGAGGAATTCCTTAAGAATTTCTAA